AAAGGTTATTATTCCTGTATGATAATTAGTACCAAAATGTTATTTAATTAACATTCTCTTTGCATCTTGATTTTTTATTGCCATAAAAAATCCTATAGCCGAAATTCCCAAGTAAACATAATAAGTAAAAAACCTCCACATGCCCACAAAAATTCCTAATTTACTGGGAGGAAGTATATTTGAAAAAATTGTTGCAAAACCTATTTCTACTACACCAGAACCACTTGGAATAAAACTATACGCCAAAATGTCATAAAATATGAGTTGTCTTCCAATTACTGCTAACAAATTAAAAGGTATATTCATAGCTAATAATAAAACTGGAGCAATGCTGTAAAAAAGCAACCAATAAGCTACTGCATAAAATAATTGAGAAAAAAACAGCTTATAACTGGAAGGCCCTATAAAAAGGTCATTAAAATTTTTATGATAAAGTATGATTTCTTCTTTTATTTTTTCAAAATACTTTTCCAGTTTAGGCTTTTTAAAAAACGAGATATTGCTTATTTTATTAACAATCTCAATGACAAAGCGTGGTTTTAATATGATATAAATTAATATAAATAACAAAAACATCAAAAATATACTTACTAACACTGCAAAATAAGAAAGAACAGTTCCTAATTCTAATTGATTTCTAAAAAAAATAAGTAATATAGGAGGCACAGTCCCAAAAAAAATCCCTGAGAACAAAAGCTTGGCAGTAAAAATCATTAAGCTTTTATTTGGTGAAACTCCTTTTTTACTAAGTAAATATACAATGAGAGGTAAAGCTCCTGAGCCAAAAGGTGTTATGTAGCTTATAAAAAAAGTCGCAAGGTTAAATTTAAAAAGATAATCAAAAGGCAAGTTTTCTCCTAATTCTCTCAATAAATCCCTTATTCGCAAAGTATCCACTATCAAGCTCAATATTATCAAGCCAAAAATCGCCCCAAGATAAAAAAGGGGTATGTGAAAAGCCATTTCAATTTCTTTAACGCCTGTAATTTTTAACAAGACTAAAATTGAACCAATGCTTAAAAGTAATGCAAAAGCCATCATATATAAATTTTTCTTCTCAAGAATTGTCCCCAAAATAATTCCCCCAATTTTGCCTTTGCGATGTAGAAAAACCTACATCACAAAGGCTTTATTTTACATTTTTCATGGTATATCATCTAGGGTTTTAAATTCATATCCCTCGGCTTTAATACTTTTAATTATCCTATCAAGAGCTAAAGCATTGTCTTTTGAAACAGCATGTAAAAGTATGACAGCTCCCGGGTGAAGCCTTTTCATAACAGTATTATAGCTTTCCTCTGGTCCTCCAGGAAGTGGCTGCCAATCAGCCATCGCTAAACTCCAAAAAACCGTTCTATAACCTAACGATTTTGTAAGATACAAGGTTCTCTCACTATACTCACCTTTTGGCGGTCTAAAATACTTCATCTTTTTCCCTGTCAGCTCTTCAAACATATCTCCTAACTTAGTTATTTCCTCTTTTACTTTTTCATCAGATAAGGTAGGTAAGCTTGGATGATTCACTGTGTGATTCCCAACTATATGCCCTTCCTCCACCATCCTTTTAACTAAATCAGCCTGTTCTTTTACATAGGGCCCAGTTACAAAAAAAGCAGCTTTTACATTGTTTTCTTTGAGTATATCTAATATTTTAGGTGTATAACCATTTTCATATCCTTCGTCAAAAGTCAAATAAACTACCTTTTTTGTCGTATCTCCTACAAAAATCGCATCATATTTTTTTATAAGCTCCATTGCCAAAGGGGTAATTTCTGGAGTTTGATGATTTGGCAACACCCTTAGTCCCCAGCTATACAAAGTGTTATCCAGATTTTCTGTATTGGTATAAACAGCATTGTTGACCGTATTAGATATTTTTTCTTTAGGTTTTTCCAAAGGCTTTTGTAAAGCTTCATTTTGCATTTTTTGTTCTTCTGCCCTTGTAATGTCTTTTTTAGCTATTCCACAAGAAGCAATTGAAAAACACAACAAAATTCCCATTAAGATAGAGAATATTTTTCTTACCATAGCCATACCTCATTTCAATTTTTCTATATTCCGTTTTTATTTTTTTCTCTATATAAACATAATATTCTGTTTTTATTTGGAAGTATTTTTGTATATTTCACATACAGTATCTCTACAAAGGCAGAATCTACACAAGGCAAAAGAAGGATTTACTTCAGGATAGTAATCTCCTTCTTGCATTTTTTCCATTTGCTTTAATATATTAAAAAGTTCTTTTCTTAAGTGTCGCCTATTATAAACCTCAAACATAGTATTCCTATAAACTATTCGCCCTCTTTTTACTCTTTTTTGGTATACATCTTCTATTATCAAAAAATATGCAACTAACTGCATAACATCTTTATAATAAGGTGAATCATCAGCTTCACTACTTTTTAATTCTACAGGGACTAATTCTTCTCCCAACTGATAAATATAATCAGGCTTTCCAGATAAGCCATATTTGTCAGATTTTAATAACTTCCCATATATTAATCCCTTTTCTTTTACCTCTTGCGATTTATCTATGTAGATTATTTTACCTCCTCGAAATCCTTTGCTTCTTCTCATTTTTTTATAAAAAGGCCTCTGTTCGATAACTGATTGAATAAGCAAATATATAGTAAAAAATAAAAAAATTATATTGAGAATCATTTTAAAACCCTCATAATCGCAATTATTAATAAAATAGCTATAATTCCAAAAATAATCGCATATTTTTTATATCGCAATTTTACAATATCCTTGTAATATTTTTCATGATATTCTATCCCTTTCTTAAAGTTACTAAATTGCAAATCTTGCTCTTTTGGCTCTCTCAAACTATTGATATACTCTATTCCATATTTTTTTATATAATACCACTGATAGGGGCAATAAAGAAATTGATTTATCTCTGTGGCAGATATATACTTATCCTCTTTTTTCATAATATAACACCTTTAAAAACAATATTTTTACAGACTTATTATACCATATAAAAAAACGGGGTAAAACCCATTTTTACCCCCGTGGATCGGCTACAACAAGAACATCTATAAATTTAGTACCTTTCATTATTCTTCTAACAATAGAACCCCTTATTATTTCATCAATTCTTCTTCTCACAGACTGTCCTACTACAATTTGAGTAATTGCATTTTCTTCAGCAAATTTTATTATAGCCTTAGCAGGGTCATTTGATTTGACCATGTAAAACTTTGCTTCTAATTTGTTGCACAGCATTGTGATTTCATCTAATTTTTTGAGTTTTTTATGGTCTCTTAAGTCATCATCATTGTAAACATGCAAAACAAAGAGGTCTGCTTTAAGCATTTTAGCTAACCTATAACCTCTTCGTATCAGATACTCTGCATTAAATCTCAAATTTACGCAAACCAATATCTTTTCTTGTGCTCCTTTTAATCCTATAACGTTTTTTCTATTTTTATATTCCAAAAGCCTATCGTCAACCTCATTTGCTACTTCCCTCAATGTAAGTTCCCTTAACGCGGAAAGATTGCCAATTCTAAAAAAATTGTTAAGAGCAGTTTCAATCTTATCGGGACTATAAATCTTTCCATTTTTAAGCCTCTCTATCAAAGTCTCCGGCGAAACATCAACTACTTCTACTTCATCACATATTTCTAAAAGTTTATCAGGAATAGTTTCCCTCACCTTTACATTAGTCATGCGGTTTATATAATCATTAAGACTTTCAAAATGTTGTATGTTGACAGCAGTCATCACACTTATGCCGTTATCTATAAGCTCCAAAACATCTTGATATCTCTTTTCATTTTTTGAACCAGGAGCATTTGTATGGGCTAATTCATCTACAACAACCACTTGAGGTTTCCTCTTTAAAATGGCTTCTAAATCCATTTCCTTCAAGATTACACCTTTGTAATTTATTTCCTTTAAAGGAATAATCTCAAGGTCCCCTATCTGTTCCTCAGTGTCTTTTCTCCCATAGGTTTCTACAAAACCTATTACTACATCTATACCTCTTGCCTTCATTTCATTGGCATCTTGCAACATGTGATAGGTCTTGCCAACACCAGGAGCAGCACCAAGATAAATCTTCAACCTTCCCTTATTAGCTCTTTCTATTTCTCTCAAAAAATAATCAGGGGACTTCTTCGCCATCATACAGCCTCACTTTTTATATTTCCTAATTTCCTCTAATAAGCTTAAATTTAATTTAAGCACATTTACCCGTGGTTCTCCAAAAAGGCCTAAAAATCTGCCTTCAATATTTTCATCCACAAGTTTTTTTACAACTTTTTCTGGCAAATTGTTTGCTTTAGCTACTCTTTCAACTTGTAAATATGCAGCTTCCGGAGAAATATGAGGATCTAATCCTGAAGCAGAAGAAGTAACTATATCTGCAGGTATGTCACTTCTTTTTACTCCAGGGTTTTTCTTTAAAAACTCCTCAATATTTCTTTCCACTTCTTCTTTAAATTTAGGATTGGATAAAGCGTAATTAGTACCACCTGAAGACTCTGCATTGTAATCCACTGCAGAAGGTCTTCCCATAAACCACTTAGAATCAGTGAATTTTTGTCCAATGAGCTCGGATCCTACTGCCTTACCATCTACTTTAATTATACTACCTTTTGCCTGATAAGGAAATATTAAATTTGCAATTGCTGTCATAATAAAAGGATATATAAGCCCTAGCAATAACATCAAGACAAGTGTAAATTTAATTGCTTTCTTAACTTCACTCATAGCAAATCCTCCAAATTAAAAGATAGAAGATATTATTAAGTCAATAAGTTTTATCCCCACAAAAGGAGCAATCAATCCTCCCAGTCCGTAAATCAGTAAATTCCTCGCCAATAACGCATTAGAACTCATTGGCCTATATTTTACTCCTCTCATAGCAATAGGAATCAAAATAGGTATTATAATGGCGTTAAATATTAAAGCTGATAATATTGCATTAGTCGGTGAGGAGAGTTTCATTATATCCAGTACCTTTATTGATGGCAAAGTATCAGACATAATGGCAGGAAGTATCGCAAAGTATTTAGCAACGTCATTGGCAATACTAAAAGTAGTCAACGCTCCTCTCGTCATGAGAAGCTGCTTACCAATTGCTACTACTTCAATAATCTTTGTAGGGTCAGAATCAAGGTCCACCATGTTTGCAGCTTCTTTAGCAGCCATTGTACCGCTATTCATTGCAAGTCCTACATCTGCTTGGGCAAGTGCTGGTGCATCATTTGTTCCATCTCCTGTCATGGCAACAAGCCTTCCTGCCGCCTGTTCTCTTTTAATCACATTTATCTTATCCTCTGGTTTACTTTCTGCAATGAATTCGTCAACACCAGCCTCTTCTGCTATTGTTTTTGCAGTTAAAGGATTATCCCCCGTTACCATGATAGTTTTAATTCCCATCGCTCTAAGCTGTTTAAAACGCTCTTTCATACCAGGTTTTATAGTATCCTTTAAATATATTACTCCTAATACTTCTTTGTCTTTCACTACTACAAGAGGAGTCCCACCTAATAAAGATATCTTCTCAACTTCTTTATCTAAATCTTCCGGAATTTCTCCTCCTTGTTCTTTTATATATTCTTTCACCTTATCATAAGACCCTTTTCGCACAATAGTCCCATCTTTTAAATTTAGTCCGCTCATCCTTGTTTCTGCAGTAAATTCTATAACTTCCGCTCCATCTAAAATATCTTCCGGTACCTTTACGCCCATTTTCTTAGCTAAGTCTACTATTGACCTTCCTTCGGGAGTTAAATCTTTTAAAGAGGATACAAGGGCATAATATGTAACTTCTTCTTTTTTATGGCCGCCAACTGGTATAAAATCAGCTGCTAATCTATTTCCAAAAGTGATTGTGCCTGTTTTATCTAAAAGCATTGTGTCGATATCTCCTGCAGCTTCTACTGCTTTTCCAGACATAGCAATTACATTAAAGCGTGTAACTCTATCCATACCTGCAATGCCTATCGCAGAAAGAAGGCCTCCAATTGTAGTTGGTATTAAGCAAACTAACAAAGCAATCAATGTAGTAGCACTTATTCTTACATGGACAAATTTAGCCATTGGGTATAGGGTCATAACAACAATTATAAAAATTATTGTCAAACTCACTAAAACAGTAGTCAAAGCAATTTCATTAGGAGATTTCTGCCTTTTGGCTCCTTCTACCATTTTTATCATTCTGTCTAAAAAAGATTCCCCTTCGTCAACAGTAACTTGGACTTTAATGCTATCGCTTATTACCTTTGTCCCACCAGTAACCGAGCTAAAATCACCACCAGCTTCTTTTATAACTGGTGCAGATTCACCTGTTATTGCAGACTCATCAATCGCAGCAAGTCCCTCTATTATTTCTCCATCAGCCGGAATTATATCTCCTGCCTCACAAAGCACTATATCCCCTTTTTTAAGCTCAGAGGACTTAACCATTTTTATGCTTCCATCACTTTTAATGAGTTTTGCCATAGTCTCTTTTTTTGTCTTTTTAAGGGTATCTGCTTGAGCTTTCCCTCTTCCTTCTGCCAGTGCTTCTGCAAAATTAGCAAAAAGCACTGTTACAAACAATATAAAAGTGATTAAAGCGTTATATCCCACTTCGTCGTAAGTACTTCCAAAATAAGTAGGAAATATTGTAGCCAACAGTGTAATAAACATACCTACCTCTACCACAAACATCACAGGATTTTTATACATTTTAAGAGGATTAAGTTTCAAAAAAGAGTTTTTGATAGCACCTAATACAATTTCTCTACTCATCGTTTTTATTTCTTTTTTTCTTTTCATAAAGCGTTACCTCCATTACGTCATGCTCAAAAACTCAGAAATAGGTCCTAATATTATCGCTGGGAAGAAAGTAAGAGCTCCTACAATTACAACAATCGCTATAAAAATTGCTCCAAACAAAGCATTGTCTGTTCTAAAAGTACCTGGCGATGGCGGTGCAGGAATTTTCTCCGCCATAGAACCTGCAACAGCTAACATAAGAATAATGGTTATATATCTTCCAAAGAACATAACTAAACCTGTCATTATATTCATAAACACAGTGTTTCCTATAAATCCTGCAAATTCAGAACCATTATTTGCCGCCGCAGAAGAAAACTCATACAAAACTTGTGTAAGTCCATGGTACAGTGGATTCGTTACAGAAGAAGCTCCCACTTTTAGCATCACTGTCAAAGCAGATGAAAAAAGTATCAAAAAAGGGTGAACCAATATTGCAAGGGCTATAAGTTTTATCTCTTTAGTTTCAATTTTTCTTCCTAAATATTCTGGAGTTCTTCCTACCATAAGCCCTGTCAAAAATACCGTCAATATTGTATACATTATTATATTCTGAAGTCCTGCTCCATCTCCTCCAAAAATGGTATTTAACATCATGAGGATAAGCGGCACTGCTCCTCCTAAAGGTGTATAAGAATCGTGCATGCTGTCAACAGAACCTGTTGTAAAAGCAGTAGTCACAGTCGCAAATAGTGAAGATTGTGAGACTCCAAAGCGAACTTCTTTTCCTTCATAATTTCCATAAGGCGTACCATCAATATGTAATTTCGAATAAGCCACTCCTGGATGACTTTCCGCATAAACTGCTCCAACAGCCAAAAGAATAAAAATCACAAACAAGGAAATGTATAATACCAAAGCGTGTTTTTTATTGTTTATCATTAACCCATAAGTGTAAATTAAAGATGCAGGTAAAAGCATCATAAGAAGCATCTCAATCATATTGGTAAGCCAAGTAGGATTTTCAAATGGGTGAGAAGAATTCGCCTCAAAAAATCCACCGCCATTTGTTCCTAAGTGTTTAATTGACTCTAATACAGCTACGGGACCTGTTATAATAGTTTGCTTACCACCTTCTAATGTATCCACAACTACTTTCCCAGCAAAAGTTTGAGGAACTCCTTGCCATACTAATATAAGAGTGACAATTGCAGAGATAGGAAGCAGAAGCCTTACTACTACTCTTACAAAATCTGCATAAAAATTTCCCAATCCATCTGTTTTTCTGCTAAGTCCTCTCATTATAGCTGCTGCAGTCGCTAACCCTGAAGCCGCAGAAGTAAACATCAAAAATACTATTACGATCATTTGGCTTAAAAAAGTTACGCCATTTTCCCCAGCATAGTGTTGAAGGTTTGTATTTGTCGTAAAGCTTATTGCCGTGTTAAAAGCAAGAGAAGACTCCATGTTTTTAACTCCAGTAGGATTTAAAGGCAAAAATCTTTGTATTCGCAATATAATATACCCAATTATCATCATTACCGTATTAACAAGCAAAAAGGACAATGCATATTTTTTCCAGCTCATTTCTTCTTCTGCATTGATCCCTGAAAGTTTATATATAAAATTTTCTACAGGTAAAAAAACTTTGTCCAATTTCATCGGTTTATACTCAAATATTTTGTACATATAAGTCCCAACTGGTTTAGTTAAAAGAACTACAACCAATATCATAGTAAAAAGTTCTATATTCGAATACATGCACTTTCCTCCCTTAAAATTCTTCCGGATGTATTAAAGCATAAAACAAATAAAGGAGTAAAAGAAAAAAAACCACATACAATAAGGCCACCTTTAATACACCCCTACTTCATAAGAATTAGCTTCTACCAAATCACAACACCATTTAACTATTCCTTTTACAACATAGTACAATGTTACAAATCCTAATAGAATTATAAAATCCATATTCTCCTTCACCTCTAATTATTATTATCGATTTTTTATAAAAATATTAAATTTAAACATAAAAAGCCCGCACTCTTTCTTTATGAGGCGGACTACATGACAACACTTTTACATATTGCCATGTCTTCCATCATTTTTGTTAATTTATTTACTATTCATTGTACCATATATATTATATTATTCAACTCAATAAACATCAAAAAGACTTTTTCGCCTTTAAATCCTTTTTTGCGCAAAAAAATAGGATGTAAAGCGTTACAACTATTGTATACTATGTAATCTATCACTTTACATCACTTTCCAATTGTTTTTATAAAAGCGCAAAAAGAAATTTTATTTTTGTATAATACTTTTAATTTCATTTTCATACATTGAAAATAGCTCTTCAGCTCTCTCTTTTGTAGGAGCTTCTATATAAATATTACAAGCAGGTAATTCATAATCCGGTACTACTAACACCCATGAATCTTCTTTATTAAACTTTAAACCATCTAAAAATTCTGCCCCTTCATCAGCCTTTTCAAAAAGCATTCTTATTATTTTCCCTTTATCTCTCCAATCGCATTTTATACTTTTGGATATTCTATATCTTAAAGGAAAACTATCTTTTATAGAGGAAAGTTTTTGAGAGGTATGTTGTAAGTATTCTAAAAGGTCTAGTAAAAAACTAAAGCCGTCAAAATCTAAATTAATCTGTAGGTCTTTTTCTATACCTTCCTTCGACACTATTGTTTTCATTCTATCTTTATGAGAAATTTTGCTGCTTACAGTCTCAATTGCAAATTCCTTCGCAAATTCTGTCAAATATTTGGAACTATCAAAAGGAAGTACAAATTTTTTAACCCCTTGCTCTTTAGCAATTAACATTCTTATAAACTCAAGTTCATCTTCATCAAATTCTCTTCCCTTTTCGTCGTAGAGTTTAACTTTTTCTCCATTTTTATAAAAAAGTACCCCTACATCATAAGACTCCTCTGCTATAAAAAACTCATTTTTACCTATGGCTTCTAATAGCAGTTTTGTTTTTTCATTGTAAGGTTTAATTTTAAAACTTTTATATGCAGTCCTTTTTTCAAAAAGAAAGTTAAGATAATCGTTGTTTATATCAATTTCTCTTATAGGTTTTAAATTTTTCCCATCAACTCGTTCAATATCATATACTCTCAATTTGTTCTCTATTTTCTTTTCTAAGTTTCTATCGATATCACACCCTTCTTTATCGAGAAACAAAATCCTTAAATTTCCTTCTTCTTCCTCTACATA
The sequence above is a segment of the Thermoanaerobacter ethanolicus JW 200 genome. Coding sequences within it:
- the kdpC gene encoding potassium-transporting ATPase subunit KdpC, producing MSEVKKAIKFTLVLMLLLGLIYPFIMTAIANLIFPYQAKGSIIKVDGKAVGSELIGQKFTDSKWFMGRPSAVDYNAESSGGTNYALSNPKFKEEVERNIEEFLKKNPGVKRSDIPADIVTSSASGLDPHISPEAAYLQVERVAKANNLPEKVVKKLVDENIEGRFLGLFGEPRVNVLKLNLSLLEEIRKYKK
- a CDS encoding lysylphosphatidylglycerol synthase transmembrane domain-containing protein, which codes for MGTILEKKNLYMMAFALLLSIGSILVLLKITGVKEIEMAFHIPLFYLGAIFGLIILSLIVDTLRIRDLLRELGENLPFDYLFKFNLATFFISYITPFGSGALPLIVYLLSKKGVSPNKSLMIFTAKLLFSGIFFGTVPPILLIFFRNQLELGTVLSYFAVLVSIFLMFLLFILIYIILKPRFVIEIVNKISNISFFKKPKLEKYFEKIKEEIILYHKNFNDLFIGPSSYKLFFSQLFYAVAYWLLFYSIAPVLLLAMNIPFNLLAVIGRQLIFYDILAYSFIPSGSGVVEIGFATIFSNILPPSKLGIFVGMWRFFTYYVYLGISAIGFFMAIKNQDAKRMLIK
- the cas4 gene encoding CRISPR-associated protein Cas4; amino-acid sequence: MILNIIFLFFTIYLLIQSVIEQRPFYKKMRRSKGFRGGKIIYIDKSQEVKEKGLIYGKLLKSDKYGLSGKPDYIYQLGEELVPVELKSSEADDSPYYKDVMQLVAYFLIIEDVYQKRVKRGRIVYRNTMFEVYNRRHLRKELFNILKQMEKMQEGDYYPEVNPSFALCRFCLCRDTVCEIYKNTSK
- the kdpA gene encoding potassium-transporting ATPase subunit KdpA, which encodes MYSNIELFTMILVVVLLTKPVGTYMYKIFEYKPMKLDKVFLPVENFIYKLSGINAEEEMSWKKYALSFLLVNTVMMIIGYIILRIQRFLPLNPTGVKNMESSLAFNTAISFTTNTNLQHYAGENGVTFLSQMIVIVFLMFTSAASGLATAAAIMRGLSRKTDGLGNFYADFVRVVVRLLLPISAIVTLILVWQGVPQTFAGKVVVDTLEGGKQTIITGPVAVLESIKHLGTNGGGFFEANSSHPFENPTWLTNMIEMLLMMLLPASLIYTYGLMINNKKHALVLYISLFVIFILLAVGAVYAESHPGVAYSKLHIDGTPYGNYEGKEVRFGVSQSSLFATVTTAFTTGSVDSMHDSYTPLGGAVPLILMMLNTIFGGDGAGLQNIIMYTILTVFLTGLMVGRTPEYLGRKIETKEIKLIALAILVHPFLILFSSALTVMLKVGASSVTNPLYHGLTQVLYEFSSAAANNGSEFAGFIGNTVFMNIMTGLVMFFGRYITIILMLAVAGSMAEKIPAPPSPGTFRTDNALFGAIFIAIVVIVGALTFFPAIILGPISEFLSMT
- a CDS encoding potassium-transporting ATPase subunit F, translating into MALLYVVFFLLLLYLFYALIHPEEF
- the kdpB gene encoding potassium-transporting ATPase subunit KdpB — protein: MKRKKEIKTMSREIVLGAIKNSFLKLNPLKMYKNPVMFVVEVGMFITLLATIFPTYFGSTYDEVGYNALITFILFVTVLFANFAEALAEGRGKAQADTLKKTKKETMAKLIKSDGSIKMVKSSELKKGDIVLCEAGDIIPADGEIIEGLAAIDESAITGESAPVIKEAGGDFSSVTGGTKVISDSIKVQVTVDEGESFLDRMIKMVEGAKRQKSPNEIALTTVLVSLTIIFIIVVMTLYPMAKFVHVRISATTLIALLVCLIPTTIGGLLSAIGIAGMDRVTRFNVIAMSGKAVEAAGDIDTMLLDKTGTITFGNRLAADFIPVGGHKKEEVTYYALVSSLKDLTPEGRSIVDLAKKMGVKVPEDILDGAEVIEFTAETRMSGLNLKDGTIVRKGSYDKVKEYIKEQGGEIPEDLDKEVEKISLLGGTPLVVVKDKEVLGVIYLKDTIKPGMKERFKQLRAMGIKTIMVTGDNPLTAKTIAEEAGVDEFIAESKPEDKINVIKREQAAGRLVAMTGDGTNDAPALAQADVGLAMNSGTMAAKEAANMVDLDSDPTKIIEVVAIGKQLLMTRGALTTFSIANDVAKYFAILPAIMSDTLPSIKVLDIMKLSSPTNAILSALIFNAIIIPILIPIAMRGVKYRPMSSNALLARNLLIYGLGGLIAPFVGIKLIDLIISSIF
- the pdaA gene encoding delta-lactam-biosynthetic de-N-acetylase, producing MVRKIFSILMGILLCFSIASCGIAKKDITRAEEQKMQNEALQKPLEKPKEKISNTVNNAVYTNTENLDNTLYSWGLRVLPNHQTPEITPLAMELIKKYDAIFVGDTTKKVVYLTFDEGYENGYTPKILDILKENNVKAAFFVTGPYVKEQADLVKRMVEEGHIVGNHTVNHPSLPTLSDEKVKEEITKLGDMFEELTGKKMKYFRPPKGEYSERTLYLTKSLGYRTVFWSLAMADWQPLPGGPEESYNTVMKRLHPGAVILLHAVSKDNALALDRIIKSIKAEGYEFKTLDDIP
- the kdpDN gene encoding KdpD-like non-kinase potassium sensor (KdpDN resembles contains the N-terminal sensor region of KdpD but lacks the C-terminal histidine kinase region.), with the protein product MMAKKSPDYFLREIERANKGRLKIYLGAAPGVGKTYHMLQDANEMKARGIDVVIGFVETYGRKDTEEQIGDLEIIPLKEINYKGVILKEMDLEAILKRKPQVVVVDELAHTNAPGSKNEKRYQDVLELIDNGISVMTAVNIQHFESLNDYINRMTNVKVRETIPDKLLEICDEVEVVDVSPETLIERLKNGKIYSPDKIETALNNFFRIGNLSALRELTLREVANEVDDRLLEYKNRKNVIGLKGAQEKILVCVNLRFNAEYLIRRGYRLAKMLKADLFVLHVYNDDDLRDHKKLKKLDEITMLCNKLEAKFYMVKSNDPAKAIIKFAEENAITQIVVGQSVRRRIDEIIRGSIVRRIMKGTKFIDVLVVADPRG